A genome region from Glycine max cultivar Williams 82 chromosome 5, Glycine_max_v4.0, whole genome shotgun sequence includes the following:
- the LOC121174844 gene encoding uncharacterized protein, whose amino-acid sequence MDIVEQENQSLREEVATLREGMDRLTTMMSALLSAQNSQAAAAAVEQPLVSTTSLSTVTSPPLFLPPGCTWGMPPPACGGPQPAVSEVPPPFAQQSAPVPQPSTSFPQAAMTYSAPLIHTIQQEVEPIFQAENVVAFDKMEELQERFDGMQREVEALRGRDLFGKDACELCLVPNVTIPHKFKVPDFEKYKGNSCPRSHLVMYARKMSMYTDNHKLLIHFFQDSLTGAALKWYMNLDSASIRTFNDLGEAFIRQYKYNLDMAPDRDQLRAMTQKEKETFKEYAQRWREVAAQIVPPLEEREMTKIFLKTLSQFYYEKMVASAPTDFTEMVNMGVRLEEGVREGHLTGESAPAASNAKKFGGHFAKKKDQEVGMVAHGKPQQNFTPYRQVANVASTIPNPSYHQQRPHYPYPYPPQQYPPQQYPPQQYPPQQYHQPQYPQKQQNRPQAPQQPYHSQNRQKTTFDPIPMKYADLLPALLAKNLVQVRTPPRTPDVLPPWFRHDLTCAFHQGAPGHDVENCYVLKNEVQKLVRANLLSFKDQNPNVQANPLPNHGPAVNMIRDGDEDGVILNVQHV is encoded by the coding sequence ATGGATATAGTTGAACAAGAAAATCAGAGTCTCAGGGAGGAGGTTGCCACTTTACGAGAGGGAATGGATAGGTTGACGACCATGATGAGTGCACTCCTGTCAGCCCAGAACTCTCAAGCTGCCGCCGCTGCTGTAGAGCAGCCTTTGGTGAGCACAACCTCGCTATCTACAGTGACTTCTCCACCCCTCTTTTTGCCTCCAGGTTGTACATGGGGAATGCCACCTCCAGCCTGTGGAGGCCCCCAGCCCGCTGTATCTGAAGTTCCACCTCCTTTTGCTCAGCAGTCAGCACCGGTTCCGCAACCCAGTACCTCTTTCCCTCAAGCTGCAATGACTTATTCAGCTCCACTGATTCACACTATTCAACAAGAGGTTGAACCAATTTTCCAAGCTGAAAATGTTGTAGCCTTCGACAAGATGGAAGAACTCCAAGAAAGATTTGATGGTATGCAAAGGGAAGTCGAAGCCCTCCGAGGAAGAGATCTGTTCGGGAAGGACGCCTGTGAATTATGCTTGGTCCCAAATGTTACTATCCCTcacaagttcaaggtgccagacttcGAGAAGTATAAAGGGAACTCTTGTCCCCGCAGTCACTTGGTGATGTACGCGCGGAAAATGTCCATGTATACTGACAATCATAAGCTACTTATTCATTTCTTTCAGGACAGCCTGACTGGGGCCGCTCTGAAGTGGTATATGAATTTGGACAGCGCGAGCATTCGTACTTTCAATGACCTGGGTGAAGCGTTCATCCGGCAGTATAAGTACAATCTGGACATGGCCCCAGATCGTGATCAACTCCGTGCGATGAcacaaaaagagaaggaaacatTCAAGGAGTATGCCCAGCGTTGGAGGGAAGTGGCTGCCCAGATTGTCCCGCCGTTGGAAGAAAGGGAAATGACCAAAATATTTCTGAAGACCCTGAGCCAGTTTTATTACGAGAAAATGGTTGCAAGTGCACCAACAGACTTCACCGAAATGGTCAACATGGGGGTGCGATTAGAGGAAGGTGTCCGAGAGGGACATTTGACTGGGGAAAGTGCCCCTGCCGCAAGTAATGCCAAGAAGTTTGGAGGCCACTTTGCGAAGAAGAAAGATCAAGAGGTGGGAATGGTAGCTCATGGTAAGCCTCAGCAGAATTTCACCCCATATCGTCAGGTTGCGAATGTTGCATCCACTATCCCAAACCCATCATATCACCAACAAAGGCCACATTACCCCTACCCATACCCTCCACAACAATACCCTCCACAACAATACCCTCCACAACAATACCCTCCACAGCAATATCATCAGCCACAATACcctcaaaaacaacaaaatcgcCCGCAGGCCCCCCAACAACCATATCACTCACAAAACCGCCAGAAAACAACCTTTGATCCAATCCCGATGAAATATGCTGACTTACTCCCCGCCCTGCTCGCCAAAAACCTTGTCCAGGTCAGAACACCCCCTCGTACACCAGATGTTTTACCTCCCTGGTTTCGTCATGATTTAACCTGCGCTTTCCACCAAGGGGCCCCAGGTCATGACGTTGAAAACTGCTATGTCCTGAAGAATGAAGTGCAAAAACTAGTCCGGGCCAACTTGCTATCCTTCAAAGATCAGAATCCCAATGTTCAGGCGAACCCTCTGCCGAACCATGGGCCTGCTGTCAACATGATACGAGATGGTGATGAAGACGGTGTCATCCTGAACGTCCAGCACGTTTGA
- the LOC121174845 gene encoding uncharacterized protein — translation MCEAALFDHDHAACEICPVNVKGCPKVQEDVQGLIDSRELIITRKDKEVCVITPEFQRLEISYNSGESTTTPLVISLPGPMPYASLKAVPYKYSATMLEGGQEVPLPSLTPAISVDNIASDGKVLRNGRVIPTLFAKKVNDPAVKQATVNGPGTKNSDHDEILKLIQKSEYKVVDQLLQTPSKISILSLLLNSEAHREALMKVLDQAFVERDVTVNQLDSIVGNITACNNLSFSDEELPEEGRNHNLALHISVNCKSDALSNVLVDTGSSLNVMAKSTLDQLSYQGPPMRRSGVVVKAFDGSRKSVIGEVDLPITIGPFVFQITFQVMDIQAAYSCLLGRPWIHEAGAVTSTLHQKLKFVRNGRLITVSGEEALLVSHLSAFSFIGADETEGTSFQGLTVEGKKPEKNEVSFATWKSAQKVVQEGTGVGWGKVVQLIESKNREGLGFASSAGSAMNSVGSSSITSTFCSAGFINNSPEANAVLEDVPEKIVLTFVTPGKLVRNWDAVDIPSVVHASKLGIYEPVEHNNPALSPNFESPVYEAEEEEDDEIPEELARLLEYEKKTIRPHEEVVEVINLGTEEDKKEVKIGASLEATVKRRVIELLKEYADVFAWSYQDMPGLDPRIVEHRLPLKPECPPVKQKLRRTRPDMALKIKEEVQKQIDAGFLVTSEYPQWLANIVPVPKRDGKVRMCVDYRDLNKASPKDDFPLPHVDVLVDSAAKSKVFSFMDGFSGYNQIKMAVEDREKTSFITPWGTFCYRVMPFGLINAGATYQRGMTTLFHDMMHKEIEVYVDDMIVKSGTEEEHVEYLLKMFQRLRKYQLRLNPNKCTFGVRSGKLLGFIVSQKGIEVDPDKVKAIREMPIPQTEKQVRGFLGRLNYISRFISHMTATCGPIFKLLRKNQGVVWTEDCQKAFDSIKNYLLEPPILIPPVEGRPLIMYLTVLEDSMGCVLGQQDETGRKEHAIYYLSKKFTDCESRYSLLEKTCCALAWAAKRLRHYMINHTTWLISKMDPIKYIFEKPALTGRIARWQMLLSEYDIEYRTRKAIKGSVLADHLAHQPIEDYQPIKFDFPDEEIMHLKMKDCDEPLLGEGPDPESRWGLIFDGAVNVFGNGIGAVIITPEGNHLPFAARLQFDCTNNMAEYEACILGIGKAIDLRIKNLDIYGDSALVINQIKGEWETRHPGLIPYKDYAKRLLTFFNEVELHHIPRDENQMADALATLSSMYEVSHRNNLPTIRIQRLERPAHVFAVEEVVDDKTWFHDIKCFLQSQEYPSGASNKDRRTLRRLSGNFFLNGDVLYKRNFDMVLLRCVDKQEAELLMHEVHEGSFGTHSNGHAMARKLLRAGYYWMSMETDCCKHARKCHKCQIYADRIHVPPTTLNVLSSPWPFSMWGIDMIGRIEPKASNGHRFILVAIDYFTKWVEAASYANVTKQVVVRFIKNQIICRYGVPNRIITDNGTNLNNKMMKDLCEEFKIEHHNSSPYRPQMNGAVEAANKNIKKIMQKMVVTYKDWHEMLPYALHGYRTSVRTSTGATPFSLVYGMEAVLPVEVEIPSMRVLMEAQLSEAEWCQSRYDQLNLIEEKRMKALCHGQLYQQRMKQAFDKKVRPRVFQEGDLVLKKVLSFQPDSRGKWTPNYEGPYVVKRTFSGGALILTTMDGDELPRPVNADAVKKYFV, via the exons ATGTGCGAGGCAGCTCTGTTTGACCATGATCATGCAGCGTGTGAAATATGTCCTGTGAATGTAAAAGGATGCCCGAAGGTACAAGAGGACGTACAAGGGCTGATAGACAGCAGAGAACTTATCATCACGAGGAAGGACAAAGAAGTGTGCGTCATCACCCCCGAGTTTCAGCGGTTGGAAATAAGCTATAACAGTGGGGAATCAACTACTACTCCACTGGTGATTAGCTTGCCAGGACCTATGCCGTATGCTTCTCTAAAAGCGGTCCCTTACAAGTATAGTGCCACGATGTTGGAAGGTGGGCAGGAGGTGCCTTTGCCCTCTCTAACTCCTGCGATTTCTGTGGACAACATTGCTAGTGACGGTAAAGTTCTAAGGAATGGACGTGTTATCCCCACATTGTTTGCAAAGAAAGTGAATGATCCGGCAGTTAAACAGGCGACAGTGAATGGCCCCGGTACAAAGAATTCTGATCATGACGAAATTCTGAAACTGATCCAGAAGAGTGAGTATAAAGTAGTAGACCAGCTGTTGCAAACTCCCTCTAAGATATCCATTTTGTCTCTGCTATTGAACTCAGAAGCACACCGTGAGGCTCTAATGAAGGTGTTGGACCAAGCTTTTGTGGAGAGGGACGTGACTGTTAATCAATTGGACAGTATAGTAGGAAACATTACTGCCTgcaataatttaagttttagtgATGAAGAGCTTCCTGAGGAGGGGAGGAACCACAATCTGGCGTTACATATATCGGTGAACTGCAAGTCAGATGCTCTGTCGAATGTACTTGTGGACACTGGTTCCTCATTGAATGTAATGGCCAAATCCACATTAGATCAACTTTCCTACCAGGGGCCCCCCATGAGAAGAAGCGGGGTGGTTGTCAAAGCGTTTGATGGATCAAGAAAGTCCGTTATCGGGGAGGTCGATTTGCCCATTACAATTGGGCCGTTTGTTTTCCAAATTACATTCCAGGTGATGGATATCCAAGCCGCATACAGTTGCCTTTTGGGTAGGCCGTGGATCCATGAAGCGGGGGCCGTGACATCCACCTTGCATCAAAAGCTGAAGTTTGTCAGAAATGGGAGATTGATCACTGTGAGTGGAGAGGAAGCCTTGTTGGTTAGTCATTTGTCAGCTTTTTCCTTTATTGGTGCTGATGAAACAGAAGGAACCTCTTTCCAAGGACTGACTGTAGAAGGTAAAAAGCCAGAGAAGAATGAAGTGTCTTTTGCTACTTGGAAGAGCGCACAGAAAGTGGTGCAGGAGGGAACAGGTGTAGGATGGGGAAAAGTTGTGCAGTTAATAGAGAGTAAAAACCGTGAAGGACTAGGTTTTGCTTCCTCTGCAGGATCCGCAATGAACAGTGTTGGATCAAGCTCCATTACTAGCACCTTTTGTAGCGCCGGGTTCATCAACAACTCGCCAGAAGCCAATGCTGTCTTGGAAGATGTTCCTGAAAAGATAGTGCTTACATTTGTCACACCTGGAAAACTTGTCCGCAACTGGGACGCGGTTGACATCCCTTCAGTAGTTCATGCATCAAA ACTAGGCATTTATGAGCCCGTTGAACATAATAACCCTGCACTCTCTCCCAACTTCGAATCTCCTGTCTACGAGGCTGAAGAGGAGGAGGATGATGAAATCCCGGAGGAACTTGCTCGGTTATtggaatatgaaaagaaaaccaTTCGGCCTCATGAGGAGGTAGTAGAGGTGATTAACTTGGGAACCGAGGAAGATAAGAAGGAAGTCAAGATTGGGGCATCGCTTGAGGCAACTGTCAAACGAAGGGTGATTGAATTACTCAAAGAATATGCCGATGTGTTCGCATGGTCGTACCAGGATATGCCCGGCTTGGATCCCCGTATTGTGGAGCACCGTTTGCCTTTGAAGCCCGAATGCCCACCGGTCAAGCAGAAATTGAGAAGAACTCGCCCTGACATGGCTCTCAAGATCAAAGAGGAAGTACAGAAGCAGATCGATGCAGGTTTTCTTGTCACATCAGAGTATCCTCAATGGTTAGCCAACATAGTGCCTGTTCCAAAGAGGGACGGCAAGGTCAGGATGTGCGTTGACTACCGGGATTTGAACAAGGCTAGTCCAAAAGATGACTTTCCTCTACCTCACGTCGACGTATTGGTTGACAGCGCTGCAAAGTCCAAGGTTttctccttcatggacggtttctctgggtACAATCAGATCAAGATGGCAGTTGAAGACAGAGAAAAGACATCTTTCATCACGCCTTGGGGCACCTTTTGTTACAGGGTAATGCCTTTTGGGTTGATAAATGCAGGTGCCACTTACCAAAGAGGCATGACCACTCTCTTTCATGACATGATGCACAAAGAGATAGAAGTGTACGTGGATGATATGATTGTCAAGTCAGGCACTGAAGAAGAACATGTCGAGTACTTGCTGAAGATGTTTCAACGGCTGAGAAAGTACCAACTTCGACTGAATCCCAACAAATGTACCTTTGGTGTTAGATCTGGAAAACTCTTGGGCTTCATTGTCAGTCAGaaaggtattgaagtagatcctgacAAAGTCAAGGCCATTAGAGAAATGCCGATTCCACAAACAGAGAAACAAGTGAGAGGTTTTCTTGGGCGTCTAAATTACATTTCTCGTTTCATCTCGCACATGACAGCCACGTGCGGACctatattcaagttgcttcgaAAAAATCAAGGGGTTGTTTGGACCGAAGATTGTCAAAAGGCTTTTGATAGTATCAAGAATTATCTGCTAGAACCTCCAATCCTTATACCGCCAGTTGAAGGAAGGCCTCTGATTATGTACTTGACTGTGTTAGAAGATTCTATGGGCTGTGTGCTCGGACAACAGGATGAGACCGGAAGGAAAGAGCATGCCATCTACtacttgagcaagaagtttacagATTGTGAGTCCAGGTACTCCCTACTtgagaaaacttgttgtgcactaGCCTGGGCTGCCAAGCGTCTTCGCCACTACATGATTAACCACACCACCTGGctaatatccaaaatggacccgatCAAGTATATCTTTGAGAAACCCGCTCTGACAGGAAGAATTGCTCGTTGGCAGATGTTGTTATCCGAGTATGATATCGAATACCGCACCCGGAAAGCAATTAAGGGAAGTGTCCTTGCTGATCATTTGGCTCACCAACCAATTGAGGACTATCAACCCATCAAGTTTGACTTTCCTGATGAAGAGATTATGCACTTGAAGATGAAGGATTGTGATGAACCATTGCTTGGAGAAGGTCCAGATCCCGAGTCTAGATGGGGTTTGATTTTTGATGGAGCCGTGAATGTCTTTGGTAATGGAATTGGGGCAGTTATTATCACTCCGGAAggtaatcatctccctttcgctGCAAGGTTACAGTTCgattgcaccaacaatatggcagAATATGAAGCATGTATCCTGGGCATTGGGAAAGCCATCGACTTGAGAATCAAGAACCTTGACATTTACGGGGATTCAGCTCTCGTAATCAACCAAAtcaaaggagaatgggaaactcgCCACCCCGGCTTGATTCCATACAAAGATTATGCAAAGCGTTTGCTAACCTTCTTCAACGAAGTGGAGCTTCACCACATCCCTCGTGATGAGAACCAGATGGCAGATGCATTGGCAACTTTATCCTCCATGTACGAAGTGAGTCACCGGAACAATTTGCCAACAATCAGAATTCAGCGCCTCGAGAGGCCCGCTCACGTATTTGCAGTCGAAGAGGTTGTTGATGATAAAACCTGGTTCCATGATATCAAGTGTTTCCTCCAAAGTCAGGAATATCCATCTGGAGCATCCAACAAAGACAGGAGAACTTTGAGAAGATTGTCTGGTAATTTCTTCCTAAATGGGGACGTTTTGTACAAAAGAAACTTTGACATGGTACTACTCAGGTGTGTAGAtaagcaagaagcagaactttTGATGCATGAGGTACATGAAGGCTCCTTTGGAACTCACTCCAATGGACATGCAATGGCTAGGAAGTTGTTGAGAGCAGGTTACTACTGGATGTCGATGGAAACAGATTGTTGCAAGCATGctaggaagtgccacaaatgccAGATTTATGCTGACAGAATTCACGTACCACCAACTACACTTAATGTTCTTTCTTCTCCGTGGCCCTTCTCTATGTGGGGCATTGATATGATTGGTAGAATCGAACCGAAAGCTTCAAACGGACATCGTTTCATTCTAGTGGCTattgattacttcaccaagtgggttgAAGCAGCATCTTATGCAAATGTGACTAAGCAAGTTGTGGTCCGCTTTATCAAGAATCAGATCATCTGCCGTTATGGTGTGCCCAACAGAATCATCACAGATAATGGAACgaacttgaataacaagatgatgaaagATTTGTGCGAAGAGTTCAAGATTGAGCATCACAATTCTTCTCCTTACAGACCTCAGATGAATGGCGCAGTTGAAGCTGCaaacaagaatatcaagaagataatGCAGAAGATGGTGGTCACATACAAAGACTGGCATGAGATGCTACCGTATGCTTTGCATGGGTATCGCACTTCAGTGCGTACTTCAACAGGGGCAACCCCCTTCTCTTTGGTGTATGgtatggaagcagtactccctgTGGAGGTTGAGATTCCATCAATGAGAGTTCTAATGGAGGCCCAGTTATCAGAAGCTGAATGGTGCCAAAGCAGATATGATCAGTTGAATCTAATTGAAGAAAAACGCATGAAAGCCTTGTGCCACGGACAACTTTATCAACAGAGGATGAAGCAAGCTTTCGACAAGAAGGTTCGTCCTCGTGTGTTTCAAGAAGGAGATCTTGTGCTCAAGAAGGTTTTATCTTTCCAACCCGATTCTAGGGGCAAGTGGACGCCTAATTACGAAGGCCCATATGTCGTCAAGAGAACTTTCTCTGGTGGTGCGCTGATTCTTACGACTATGGATGGGGATGAGCTCCCTCGTCCCGTGAATGCGGATGCAGTCAAGAAATACTTTGTCTAA
- the LOC100785833 gene encoding 1-aminocyclopropane-1-carboxylate oxidase homolog isoform X1 has product MAATSTDKLEAGTVSSYDRKSEIKAFDDSKTGVQGLVENGVTKVPLMFYCENSNLNDGVTSASNSKISIPIIDLTGIHDDPILRDHVVGKVRYACEKWGFFQVINHGIPTHVLDEMIKGTCRFHHQDAKARKEYYTRKVSRKVAYLSYYTLFEDPSADWRDTLAFSLAPHPPEAEEFPAVCRL; this is encoded by the exons ATGGCAGCCACAAGCACGGATAAGTTGGAGGCAGGAACGGTTTCAAGTTATGACAGGAAAAGTGAAATCAAGGCATTTGATGATTCAAAGACTGGTGTCCAAGGACTGGTAGAAAATGGTGTAACAAAAGTTCCACTTATGTTCTATTGTGAAAACTCTAATCTCAATGATGGCGTAACCAGTGCATCAAATTCAAAGATCAGCATCCCCATAATTGACCTCACAGGCATCCATGATGATCCTATTTTGAGAGATCATGTTGTGGGAAAAGTTAGATATGCATGTGAGAAGTGGGGCTTCTTTCAGGTTATAAATCATGGAATTCCAACTCATGTTTTGGATGAGATGATCAAAGGAACTTGCAggtttcaccaccaagatgcaAAGGCGAGGAAAGAGTACTACACTCGCAAAGTAAGCCGAAAAGTTGCTTATCTTTCCTATTATACTCTTTTTGAAGACCCTTCTGCTGATTGGAGGGATACACTTGCATTTTCCTTGGCACCTCATCCACCCGAAGCTGAAGAATTTCCTGCAGTTTGTAG ATTATAG
- the LOC100785833 gene encoding cell division cycle protein 48 homolog isoform X2 gives MKLSDAVDLERIAKDTHGYVDADLTALCTEAALQCIREKMDVIDLEDESIDAEVLNSMAVSNEHFHTALGTSNPFALRETVVEVPNVSCGRILEALKMSSVSCKRLFNILWST, from the exons ATGAAGCTTTCAGATGCT GTTGATCTAGAGAGAATTGCAAAAGATACTCATGGATATGTTGATGCTGACCTTACTGCCCTTTGCACTGAAGCTGCTCTTCAATGCATCAGGGAGAAGATGGATGTCATTGATTTGGAAGATGAGAGTATTGATGCTGAAGTACTGAATTCTATGGCAGTTTCAAATGAGCATTTCCATACTGCTCTGGGAACAAGCAATCCATTTGCTTTACGAGAAACt GTTGTTGAGGTGCCTAATGTCAGCTGTGGGAGGATATTGGAGGCCTTGAAAATGTCAAGCGTGAGCTGCAAGAG ACTGTTCAATATCCTGTGGAGCACCTAG
- the LOC121174843 gene encoding uncharacterized protein has product MDIPLRSTRKYLFKKTDLLRLRELASLVSDPVDFQAHHGKLLRILRVDVEEGCLETLIQFYDPLYHCFTFPDYQLVPTLEEYSYLVGLPVPDKIPFHGFEPTPKPSDIAAALHLKTSIIQANLTSKGGLQGLPTHFLYQQASIFAEAASILAFHSILALLIYGLLLFPNVDNFIDINAIKIFLTKNPVPTLLADTYHSIHDRTQAGRGTISCCAPLLYQWFTFHLPQSRAFKTNDDKLSWPRRIMTLDPSDIVWYQAASDVGEIIVSCGEYPNVPLLGMRGGISYNPLLARRQFGYPIKTKPNNLALTNEFYLNHGDHSNKRERFAQAWSAIRRLSRSQLGKKSDYVHESYTQWVIDRTKSFGLPYRLPRYLSSTIPPSSLPIPFDTKEEFHEQLTKERQEKETWKRRCQELEQENETLKGKIAQQSRELFIQNQRMIEKDDLLRRKDALLHQDARRKRRFMDLFSRAHSDSEDPSTPGV; this is encoded by the coding sequence ATGGACATCCCACTGAGAAGCACTAGGAAGTACCTTTTCAAAAAAACAGACCTGTTGAGATTAAGGGAGCTAGCATCTTTAGTAAGTGATCCAGTTGATTTTCAAGCTCATCATGGGAAGTTGCTTAGAATTCTTAGAGTAGATGTTGAGGAAGGATGCCTAGAGACCCTGATTCAGTTCTATGACCCGCTCTACCATTGCTTCACATTTCCCGATTACCAGCTTGTCCCCACACTTGAAGAGTACTCCTACCTAGTTGGCTTACCTGTGCCAGACAAGATACCTTTCCATGGTTTTGAGCCTACCCCTAAACCCTCTGACATCGCAGCCGCCCTCCATCTTAAAACCTCCATCATCCAAGCAAACCTTACCTCTAAAGGAGGTCTCCAAGGTCTTCCCACCCACTTCCTCTACCAACAAGCCTCCATATTTGCTGAAGCAGCAAGTATACTTGCCTTCCATTCTATCCTAGCCCTCCTTATATATGGCCTTTTACTCTTCCCAAATGTTGACAACTTCATCGATATCAATGCCATTAAAATCTTTCTTACAAAGAACCCCGTACCCACTCTACTCGCCGATACCTACCATTCTATCCATGACCGTACCCAGGCTGGCCGGGGAACCATTTCTTGTTGTGCACCTTTACTCTATCAGTGGTTTACCTTCCACTTACCTCAATCCCGTGCCTTCAAGACCAATGATGACAAGCTTTCCTGGCCTCGCCGAATCATGACTCTTGACCCATCTGACATTGTTTGGTACCAAGCAGCTAGTGATGTTGGAGAGATTATTGTGAGTTGTGGTGAATATCCCAACGTACCTCTTTTGGGTATGCGTGGCGGAATTAGCTACAACCCACTCCTCGCTCGACGACAATTCGGGTACCCTATAAAGACAAAACCAAACAACCTTGCCTTGACTAATGAATTCTATCTTAACCATGGTGATCACTCGAACAAAAGGGAAAGATTCGCACAAGCTTGGAGCGCTATCCGCAGACTCAGCAGAAGTCAGTTGGGAAAGAAATCAGACTATGTGCACGAATCTTATACCCAGTGGGTTATTGATAGGACCAAGAGCTTTGGCCTACCCTACCGCTTACCTAGATACCTATCGTCCACCATCCCACCATCATCCTTGCCTATCCCCTTCGACACCAAGGAAGAGTTTCATGAACAATTAACCAAAGAAAggcaagaaaaagaaacttgGAAGAGGAGATGCCAGGAACTCGAGCAAGAGAATGAGACTTTGAAAGGGAAGATAGCCCAACAGAGCCGTGAGCTTTTTATCCAGAACCAGAGGATGATTGAGAAGGACGACTTGCTTCGTCGGAAAGACGCTTTGCTCCACCAAGATGCTAGAAGGAAGAGGAGGTTTATGGACTTGTTCTCCCGTGCACATTCAGATTCCGAGGACCCATCTACTCCGGGAGTTTGA
- the LOC102670058 gene encoding uncharacterized protein: MGTAISPGGTCLRGQSRLWSWRDRGREERGMGCRNCQLRDRQGFASGLVNLGEIQVSKVTRFEFISSSSVMLDTKKAVTFFRPVGVPESFHILGHYCQPSGKPLHGFVLVAKICSPQNADTIPPLKNPLDFKLVWSHNAASMEIPSVYFWLPEPPEGYKALGYLVTNKHDKPLLDEMCCVRADLTDKCEPYRQILATGSRIPEFSFQVWSLRTCDRGMLGKGVSIGTFFCSNGWTMGEELLPVACLKNLNLVLPAMPDSQQIHALIKHYGPTVPQLAVAASHPSLLSPPIPPAPKAGLPT; the protein is encoded by the exons ATGGGTACCGCCATTTCTCCTGGCGGGACATGCCTACGTGGGCAGTCCCGCCTTTGGAGCTGGCGGGATAGGGGGAGAGAGGAGAGAGGGATGGGATGCCGCAACTGCCAGTTGCGGGACA GACAAGGTTTTGCTTCTGGGCTTGTAAACCTTGGTGAAATACAAGTTTCCAAAGTCACAAGGTTTGAGTTTATTTCGAGCAGCAGTGTTATGCTAGACACAAAAAAAGCTGTTACATTCTTTAGGCCTGTGGGAGTACCAGAAAGTTTCCATATCCTTGGTCACTATTGTCAACCCAGTGGCAAGCCTTTGCATGGTTTTGTACTTGTTGCCAAAATTTGCTCTCCTCAAAATGCTGATACGATACCTCCTCTGAAGAATCCCCTTGATTTTAAGCTAGTTTGGAGTCATAATGCAGCAAGTATGGAAATTCCAAGTGTATACTTTTGGCTACCTGAACCTCCTGAAGGTTACAAGGCCCTTGGCTATTTGGTTACTAACAAACATGACAAGCCTTTGTTGGATGAAATGTGTTGTGTTCGTGCTGACCTCACCGATAAATGTGAACCTTACCGCCAAATACTCGCTACTGGTTCTAGAATTCCAGAGTTTTCATTTCAGGTATGGAGTTTAAGAACTTGTGACCGTGGCATGTTAGGGAAAGGTGTTTCTATTGGTACTTTTTTCTGCAGCAATGGCTGGACCATGGGAGAAGAGCTACTACCTGTTGCATGCTTGAAGAACCTGAATCTTGTGCTACCAGCAATGCCAGATTCGCAACAAATACATGCACTTATTAAGCATTATGGCCCTACTGTCCCGCAACTGGCAGTTGCGGCATCCCATCCCTCTCTCCTCTCTCCCCCTATCCCGCCAGCTCCAAAGGCGGGACTGCCCACGTAG